A window of Primulina tabacum isolate GXHZ01 chromosome 4, ASM2559414v2, whole genome shotgun sequence contains these coding sequences:
- the LOC142543132 gene encoding DNA repair protein RAD5A isoform X3, translated as MGNKATEEVISTVRSVVGPEVSHMDIIRALHMAKNEPTAAINIIFDTPISFKKPGLPKKPEPSSCNFITEPPITGLSLNQNGSRVENHDYELKSNGCSGGGGGRDESESDGDSDCGPGEAMGSDWWFVGSGEMAGLSTCKGRTLKPSDEVSFLFPVEKKLPTPSPGKVGGGRGRQVGSCSEIVRFSTKDGEIGRIPNEWARCLLPLVRDKKVSLAGRCISAPPVLGIMDTIVLAIRVYINSSMFWKGHLTPHKVAGNSAEELIVHPIPTLFRLLGLVSFKKAEFTPENLYTRKRPLNSEDSSGLHSSLLHINKFKTTFSMDGNKVENEESISDNDIDHIIGVTDSSELEEMEPPSTLLCELRPYQKQALNWMIHLERGHCKDDAAVTLHPCWDAYRLADKREMVIYLNAFSGDAATEFPSTLQMARGGILADSMGLGKTIMTLSLLLTHSERGGSFSSSSFSQTFKTFKDHREESYNSEKSPTPPKTTSKFTSFVKLMKQKALLTGGGNLIVCPMTLIGQWKTEIETHAQPGVLSLYVHYGQTRLKDAKVMAQSDVVLTTYGVLASEFSAENTEDNGVLFSVQWFRVVLDEAHTIKSSKSLISMAAAALAADYRWCLTGTPIQNNLEDVYSLLRFLKIEPWGSWAWWNKLVQKPFDEGDERGLKLVQSILKPIMLRRTKSSTDREGRTILILPPADIQVIYCNLSETEEDFYGALFKKSKVKFDKFVEQGRVLHNYASILELLLRLRQCCDHPFLVMSRGDTQEFSDLNKLAGRFLKAGQEGVDGNAKDAPSRAYIQEVVEDLRKKEQGECPICLEAFEDAVLTPCAHQLCRECLLASWRSSTSGLCPVCRKF; from the exons ATGGGGAACAAAGCTACTGAAGAAGTAATTTCTACGGTTCGGTCGGTTGTGGGACCTGAAGTCTCCCACATGGACATAATTCGAGCTCTTCACATGGCGAAAAACGAACCAACTGCTGCTATAAACATCATTTTCGACACTCCGATAAGCTTCAAGAAACCGGGATTGCCCAAAAAACCGGAGCCCTCCAGCTGTAATTTCATTACAGAGCCTCCGATCACTGGCTTGAGCTTAAACCAGAACGGTAGTCGTGTTGAAAATCATGATTATGAATTGAAATCAAACGGTTGTTCAGGCGGTGGTGGCGGAAGAGATGAAAGTGAGAGTGATGGGGACAGTGACTGTGGGCCTGGGGAAGCAATGGGTAGTGACTGGTGGTTTGTTGGGAGTGGTGAGATGGCAGGGCTTTCAACTTGTAAAGGGAGGACTTTGAAACCCAGTGACGAGGTTAGTTTCTTGTTCCCAGTTGAGAAAAAGTTGCCAACCCCCTCGCCAGGTAAGGTTGGGGGTGGACGAGGTCGGCAGGTGGGTTCTTGCTCTGAGATTGTGAGATTTTCTACCAAAGATGGAGAG ATTGGCCGCATTCCAAATGAATGGGCTCGCTGTCTTTTGCCACTTGTGAGGGATAAGAAAGTTTCTCTGGCTGGTCGCTGCATATCTGCTCCTCCTGTGTTGGGGATTATGGACACTATCGTTTTGGCTATTCG TGTTTATATCAACAGTTCAATGTTCTGGAAAGGCCACCTGACTCCACATAAAGTAGCTGGTAATTCAGCAGAGGAGTTAATTGTTCACCCCATCCCAACCTTGTTCAGATTATTGGGACTTGTGTCCTTTAAGAAG GCTGAATTTACTCCAGAAAATCTGTACACAAGGAAGAGGCCCTTGAATTCTGAG GACAGCTCTGGTTTACATTCGTCACTTTTACATATCAATAAGTTCAAGACCACATTTTCCATGGATGGGAATAAAGTTGAAAATGAAGAGTCAATTTCTGATAATGACATTGACCATATAATTGGTGTTACAGATAGCTCAGAGTTAGAG GAAATGGAACCTCCTAGCACACTGCTGTGCGAACTTCGCCCTTACCAAAAGCAGGCTCTCAATTGGATGATTCACCTCGAGAGGGGACACTGCAAGGACGATGCTGCAGTGACTCTGCATCCATGTTGGGATGCTTATCGCCTTGCCGATAA GAGGGAGATGGTGATATACCTGAATGCATTTTCTGGTGATGCGGCCACGGAATTCCCTAGCACACTTCAAATGGCAAGAGGGGGA ATTTTAGCTGATTCTATGGGGCTTGGGAAGACTATCATGACTTTATCTCTTCTTCTAACGCATTCTGAAAGAGGGGGATCATTTAGTAGCTCATCTTTTAGCCAGACATTCAAAACATTCAAAGATCACCGTGAAGAAAGCTATAATTCTGAAAAATCTCCAACACCTCCAAAGACAACATCAAAGTTTACTTCTTTTGTTAAGCTTATGAAACAAAAAGCATTGCTCACTGGCGGTGGCAATCTGATTGTATGCCCTATGACACTGATCGGGCAGTGGAAG ACTGAAATTGAAACTCATGCTCAACCTGGGGTGCTGTCTCTTTATGTTCACTATGGACAAACTAGATTAAAGGATGCCAAAGTAATGGCTCAAAGTGATGTTGTACTAACTACCTACGGAGTGTTGGCTTCAGAATTTTCAGCAGAG AACACGGAGGACAATGGTGTGTTGTTTTCAGTCCAATGGTTCAGAGTGGTTCTTGATGAGGCACATACCATAAAATCTTCTAAAAGCCTAATTTCTATGGCTGCAGCTGCTCTTGCTGCCGATTATCGATGGTGCCTTACTGGTACACCTATCCAG AACAACCTGGAGGATGTTTACAGTCTGCTTCGATTTTTGAAGATTGAACCTTGGGGAAGCTGGGCATG GTGGAACAAATTAGTACAAAAACCTTTTGATGAGGGAGATGAGAGGGGATTAAAGTTGGTTCAGTCTATCTTAAAGCCAATAATGCTACGAAGAACTAAGTCAAGCACAGACCGAGAGGGCAG GACCATTTTAATTCTTCCACCTGCAGATATTCAAGTGATATATTGTAATCTGTCGGAAACAGAGGAGGACTTCTACGGGGCTTTGTTTAAAAAATCGAAG gtgaagtttgataaatttgttgAGCAAGGCCGGGTTCTTCATAACTATGCTTCGATTTTGGAACTTCTTTTGCGACTTCGTCAATGCTGTGATCACCCATTTCTTGTTATGAG TCGAGGTGACACTCAAGAGTTCTCTGATTTGAACAAGCTAGCGGGACGTTTCCTGAAAGCTGGTCAGGAAGGTGTGGATGGCAATGCCAAAGACGCACCATCCCGTGCATATATTCAGGAGGTTGTTGAAGACTTGCGGAAAAAGGAACAAGGAGAATGCCCAATATGCCTGGAAGCTTTTGAAGATGCAGTATTGACACCTTGTGCTCATCAATTATGCCGAGAATGTCTATTGGCTAGTTGGAGAAGCTCTACATCTGGTCTTTGTCCAGTTTGTAG GAAATTTTGA
- the LOC142543132 gene encoding DNA repair protein RAD5A isoform X1: MGNKATEEVISTVRSVVGPEVSHMDIIRALHMAKNEPTAAINIIFDTPISFKKPGLPKKPEPSSCNFITEPPITGLSLNQNGSRVENHDYELKSNGCSGGGGGRDESESDGDSDCGPGEAMGSDWWFVGSGEMAGLSTCKGRTLKPSDEVSFLFPVEKKLPTPSPGKVGGGRGRQVGSCSEIVRFSTKDGEIGRIPNEWARCLLPLVRDKKVSLAGRCISAPPVLGIMDTIVLAIRVYINSSMFWKGHLTPHKVAGNSAEELIVHPIPTLFRLLGLVSFKKAEFTPENLYTRKRPLNSEDSSGLHSSLLHINKFKTTFSMDGNKVENEESISDNDIDHIIGVTDSSELEEMEPPSTLLCELRPYQKQALNWMIHLERGHCKDDAAVTLHPCWDAYRLADKREMVIYLNAFSGDAATEFPSTLQMARGGILADSMGLGKTIMTLSLLLTHSERGGSFSSSSFSQTFKTFKDHREESYNSEKSPTPPKTTSKFTSFVKLMKQKALLTGGGNLIVCPMTLIGQWKTEIETHAQPGVLSLYVHYGQTRLKDAKVMAQSDVVLTTYGVLASEFSAENTEDNGVLFSVQWFRVVLDEAHTIKSSKSLISMAAAALAADYRWCLTGTPIQNNLEDVYSLLRFLKIEPWGSWAWWNKLVQKPFDEGDERGLKLVQSILKPIMLRRTKSSTDREGRTILILPPADIQVIYCNLSETEEDFYGALFKKSKVKFDKFVEQGRVLHNYASILELLLRLRQCCDHPFLVMSRGDTQEFSDLNKLAGRFLKAGQEGVDGNAKDAPSRAYIQEVVEDLRKKEQGECPICLEAFEDAVLTPCAHQLCRECLLASWRSSTSGLCPVCRKTISKQELITVPTDSRFRVDVEKNWVESSKISALMHELKNPRSMGSKSIVFSQWTAFLDLLQIPLSRGSIPFLRLDGTLNQQQREKVIKQFSEDNNIMVLLMSLKAGGVGINLTAASHAYVMDPWWNPAVEEQAVMRIHRIGQTKRVRIRRFIVKGTVEERMEAVQARKQRMISGALTDQEVRTARLEELKMLFT; the protein is encoded by the exons ATGGGGAACAAAGCTACTGAAGAAGTAATTTCTACGGTTCGGTCGGTTGTGGGACCTGAAGTCTCCCACATGGACATAATTCGAGCTCTTCACATGGCGAAAAACGAACCAACTGCTGCTATAAACATCATTTTCGACACTCCGATAAGCTTCAAGAAACCGGGATTGCCCAAAAAACCGGAGCCCTCCAGCTGTAATTTCATTACAGAGCCTCCGATCACTGGCTTGAGCTTAAACCAGAACGGTAGTCGTGTTGAAAATCATGATTATGAATTGAAATCAAACGGTTGTTCAGGCGGTGGTGGCGGAAGAGATGAAAGTGAGAGTGATGGGGACAGTGACTGTGGGCCTGGGGAAGCAATGGGTAGTGACTGGTGGTTTGTTGGGAGTGGTGAGATGGCAGGGCTTTCAACTTGTAAAGGGAGGACTTTGAAACCCAGTGACGAGGTTAGTTTCTTGTTCCCAGTTGAGAAAAAGTTGCCAACCCCCTCGCCAGGTAAGGTTGGGGGTGGACGAGGTCGGCAGGTGGGTTCTTGCTCTGAGATTGTGAGATTTTCTACCAAAGATGGAGAG ATTGGCCGCATTCCAAATGAATGGGCTCGCTGTCTTTTGCCACTTGTGAGGGATAAGAAAGTTTCTCTGGCTGGTCGCTGCATATCTGCTCCTCCTGTGTTGGGGATTATGGACACTATCGTTTTGGCTATTCG TGTTTATATCAACAGTTCAATGTTCTGGAAAGGCCACCTGACTCCACATAAAGTAGCTGGTAATTCAGCAGAGGAGTTAATTGTTCACCCCATCCCAACCTTGTTCAGATTATTGGGACTTGTGTCCTTTAAGAAG GCTGAATTTACTCCAGAAAATCTGTACACAAGGAAGAGGCCCTTGAATTCTGAG GACAGCTCTGGTTTACATTCGTCACTTTTACATATCAATAAGTTCAAGACCACATTTTCCATGGATGGGAATAAAGTTGAAAATGAAGAGTCAATTTCTGATAATGACATTGACCATATAATTGGTGTTACAGATAGCTCAGAGTTAGAG GAAATGGAACCTCCTAGCACACTGCTGTGCGAACTTCGCCCTTACCAAAAGCAGGCTCTCAATTGGATGATTCACCTCGAGAGGGGACACTGCAAGGACGATGCTGCAGTGACTCTGCATCCATGTTGGGATGCTTATCGCCTTGCCGATAA GAGGGAGATGGTGATATACCTGAATGCATTTTCTGGTGATGCGGCCACGGAATTCCCTAGCACACTTCAAATGGCAAGAGGGGGA ATTTTAGCTGATTCTATGGGGCTTGGGAAGACTATCATGACTTTATCTCTTCTTCTAACGCATTCTGAAAGAGGGGGATCATTTAGTAGCTCATCTTTTAGCCAGACATTCAAAACATTCAAAGATCACCGTGAAGAAAGCTATAATTCTGAAAAATCTCCAACACCTCCAAAGACAACATCAAAGTTTACTTCTTTTGTTAAGCTTATGAAACAAAAAGCATTGCTCACTGGCGGTGGCAATCTGATTGTATGCCCTATGACACTGATCGGGCAGTGGAAG ACTGAAATTGAAACTCATGCTCAACCTGGGGTGCTGTCTCTTTATGTTCACTATGGACAAACTAGATTAAAGGATGCCAAAGTAATGGCTCAAAGTGATGTTGTACTAACTACCTACGGAGTGTTGGCTTCAGAATTTTCAGCAGAG AACACGGAGGACAATGGTGTGTTGTTTTCAGTCCAATGGTTCAGAGTGGTTCTTGATGAGGCACATACCATAAAATCTTCTAAAAGCCTAATTTCTATGGCTGCAGCTGCTCTTGCTGCCGATTATCGATGGTGCCTTACTGGTACACCTATCCAG AACAACCTGGAGGATGTTTACAGTCTGCTTCGATTTTTGAAGATTGAACCTTGGGGAAGCTGGGCATG GTGGAACAAATTAGTACAAAAACCTTTTGATGAGGGAGATGAGAGGGGATTAAAGTTGGTTCAGTCTATCTTAAAGCCAATAATGCTACGAAGAACTAAGTCAAGCACAGACCGAGAGGGCAG GACCATTTTAATTCTTCCACCTGCAGATATTCAAGTGATATATTGTAATCTGTCGGAAACAGAGGAGGACTTCTACGGGGCTTTGTTTAAAAAATCGAAG gtgaagtttgataaatttgttgAGCAAGGCCGGGTTCTTCATAACTATGCTTCGATTTTGGAACTTCTTTTGCGACTTCGTCAATGCTGTGATCACCCATTTCTTGTTATGAG TCGAGGTGACACTCAAGAGTTCTCTGATTTGAACAAGCTAGCGGGACGTTTCCTGAAAGCTGGTCAGGAAGGTGTGGATGGCAATGCCAAAGACGCACCATCCCGTGCATATATTCAGGAGGTTGTTGAAGACTTGCGGAAAAAGGAACAAGGAGAATGCCCAATATGCCTGGAAGCTTTTGAAGATGCAGTATTGACACCTTGTGCTCATCAATTATGCCGAGAATGTCTATTGGCTAGTTGGAGAAGCTCTACATCTGGTCTTTGTCCAGTTTGTAG GAAGACTATCAGCAAACAGGAACTCATCACAGTGCCAACTGATAGTCGCTTCCGAGTTGATGTTGAGAAAAACTGGGTAGAATCATCAAAAATATCTGCGCTAATGCATGAACTAAAAAATCCAAGGTCCATGGGCTCCAAAAGCATTGTTTTTAGTCAATGGACAGCCTTTTTGGATCTTTTACAGATTCCTCTTTCTAG GGGTAGCATTCCATTTCTTCGGCTGGATGGGACCCTAAACCAGCAACAGCGCGAAAAAGTAATCAAACAATTCTCTGAAGACAATAATATAATG GTTTTACTTATGTCGTTGAAGGCTGGTGGAGTTGGAATAAATCTCACTGCGGCATCTCATGCTTATGTAATG GATCCGTGGTGGAATCCAGCAGTAGAGGAACAAGCAGTCATGCGAATTCATCGTATTGGCCAAACGAAAAGAGTGAGAATCAGGAGGTTTATTGTGAAG
- the LOC142543132 gene encoding DNA repair protein RAD5A isoform X2: MESGCKLQIGRIPNEWARCLLPLVRDKKVSLAGRCISAPPVLGIMDTIVLAIRVYINSSMFWKGHLTPHKVAGNSAEELIVHPIPTLFRLLGLVSFKKAEFTPENLYTRKRPLNSEDSSGLHSSLLHINKFKTTFSMDGNKVENEESISDNDIDHIIGVTDSSELEEMEPPSTLLCELRPYQKQALNWMIHLERGHCKDDAAVTLHPCWDAYRLADKREMVIYLNAFSGDAATEFPSTLQMARGGILADSMGLGKTIMTLSLLLTHSERGGSFSSSSFSQTFKTFKDHREESYNSEKSPTPPKTTSKFTSFVKLMKQKALLTGGGNLIVCPMTLIGQWKTEIETHAQPGVLSLYVHYGQTRLKDAKVMAQSDVVLTTYGVLASEFSAENTEDNGVLFSVQWFRVVLDEAHTIKSSKSLISMAAAALAADYRWCLTGTPIQNNLEDVYSLLRFLKIEPWGSWAWWNKLVQKPFDEGDERGLKLVQSILKPIMLRRTKSSTDREGRTILILPPADIQVIYCNLSETEEDFYGALFKKSKVKFDKFVEQGRVLHNYASILELLLRLRQCCDHPFLVMSRGDTQEFSDLNKLAGRFLKAGQEGVDGNAKDAPSRAYIQEVVEDLRKKEQGECPICLEAFEDAVLTPCAHQLCRECLLASWRSSTSGLCPVCRKTISKQELITVPTDSRFRVDVEKNWVESSKISALMHELKNPRSMGSKSIVFSQWTAFLDLLQIPLSRGSIPFLRLDGTLNQQQREKVIKQFSEDNNIMVLLMSLKAGGVGINLTAASHAYVMDPWWNPAVEEQAVMRIHRIGQTKRVRIRRFIVKGTVEERMEAVQARKQRMISGALTDQEVRTARLEELKMLFT; the protein is encoded by the exons ATGGAGAG TGGCTGCAAGTTGCAGATTGGCCGCATTCCAAATGAATGGGCTCGCTGTCTTTTGCCACTTGTGAGGGATAAGAAAGTTTCTCTGGCTGGTCGCTGCATATCTGCTCCTCCTGTGTTGGGGATTATGGACACTATCGTTTTGGCTATTCG TGTTTATATCAACAGTTCAATGTTCTGGAAAGGCCACCTGACTCCACATAAAGTAGCTGGTAATTCAGCAGAGGAGTTAATTGTTCACCCCATCCCAACCTTGTTCAGATTATTGGGACTTGTGTCCTTTAAGAAG GCTGAATTTACTCCAGAAAATCTGTACACAAGGAAGAGGCCCTTGAATTCTGAG GACAGCTCTGGTTTACATTCGTCACTTTTACATATCAATAAGTTCAAGACCACATTTTCCATGGATGGGAATAAAGTTGAAAATGAAGAGTCAATTTCTGATAATGACATTGACCATATAATTGGTGTTACAGATAGCTCAGAGTTAGAG GAAATGGAACCTCCTAGCACACTGCTGTGCGAACTTCGCCCTTACCAAAAGCAGGCTCTCAATTGGATGATTCACCTCGAGAGGGGACACTGCAAGGACGATGCTGCAGTGACTCTGCATCCATGTTGGGATGCTTATCGCCTTGCCGATAA GAGGGAGATGGTGATATACCTGAATGCATTTTCTGGTGATGCGGCCACGGAATTCCCTAGCACACTTCAAATGGCAAGAGGGGGA ATTTTAGCTGATTCTATGGGGCTTGGGAAGACTATCATGACTTTATCTCTTCTTCTAACGCATTCTGAAAGAGGGGGATCATTTAGTAGCTCATCTTTTAGCCAGACATTCAAAACATTCAAAGATCACCGTGAAGAAAGCTATAATTCTGAAAAATCTCCAACACCTCCAAAGACAACATCAAAGTTTACTTCTTTTGTTAAGCTTATGAAACAAAAAGCATTGCTCACTGGCGGTGGCAATCTGATTGTATGCCCTATGACACTGATCGGGCAGTGGAAG ACTGAAATTGAAACTCATGCTCAACCTGGGGTGCTGTCTCTTTATGTTCACTATGGACAAACTAGATTAAAGGATGCCAAAGTAATGGCTCAAAGTGATGTTGTACTAACTACCTACGGAGTGTTGGCTTCAGAATTTTCAGCAGAG AACACGGAGGACAATGGTGTGTTGTTTTCAGTCCAATGGTTCAGAGTGGTTCTTGATGAGGCACATACCATAAAATCTTCTAAAAGCCTAATTTCTATGGCTGCAGCTGCTCTTGCTGCCGATTATCGATGGTGCCTTACTGGTACACCTATCCAG AACAACCTGGAGGATGTTTACAGTCTGCTTCGATTTTTGAAGATTGAACCTTGGGGAAGCTGGGCATG GTGGAACAAATTAGTACAAAAACCTTTTGATGAGGGAGATGAGAGGGGATTAAAGTTGGTTCAGTCTATCTTAAAGCCAATAATGCTACGAAGAACTAAGTCAAGCACAGACCGAGAGGGCAG GACCATTTTAATTCTTCCACCTGCAGATATTCAAGTGATATATTGTAATCTGTCGGAAACAGAGGAGGACTTCTACGGGGCTTTGTTTAAAAAATCGAAG gtgaagtttgataaatttgttgAGCAAGGCCGGGTTCTTCATAACTATGCTTCGATTTTGGAACTTCTTTTGCGACTTCGTCAATGCTGTGATCACCCATTTCTTGTTATGAG TCGAGGTGACACTCAAGAGTTCTCTGATTTGAACAAGCTAGCGGGACGTTTCCTGAAAGCTGGTCAGGAAGGTGTGGATGGCAATGCCAAAGACGCACCATCCCGTGCATATATTCAGGAGGTTGTTGAAGACTTGCGGAAAAAGGAACAAGGAGAATGCCCAATATGCCTGGAAGCTTTTGAAGATGCAGTATTGACACCTTGTGCTCATCAATTATGCCGAGAATGTCTATTGGCTAGTTGGAGAAGCTCTACATCTGGTCTTTGTCCAGTTTGTAG GAAGACTATCAGCAAACAGGAACTCATCACAGTGCCAACTGATAGTCGCTTCCGAGTTGATGTTGAGAAAAACTGGGTAGAATCATCAAAAATATCTGCGCTAATGCATGAACTAAAAAATCCAAGGTCCATGGGCTCCAAAAGCATTGTTTTTAGTCAATGGACAGCCTTTTTGGATCTTTTACAGATTCCTCTTTCTAG GGGTAGCATTCCATTTCTTCGGCTGGATGGGACCCTAAACCAGCAACAGCGCGAAAAAGTAATCAAACAATTCTCTGAAGACAATAATATAATG GTTTTACTTATGTCGTTGAAGGCTGGTGGAGTTGGAATAAATCTCACTGCGGCATCTCATGCTTATGTAATG GATCCGTGGTGGAATCCAGCAGTAGAGGAACAAGCAGTCATGCGAATTCATCGTATTGGCCAAACGAAAAGAGTGAGAATCAGGAGGTTTATTGTGAAG